The following DNA comes from Kluyveromyces lactis strain NRRL Y-1140 chromosome E complete sequence.
TGGCAGGTTGattctcttcatcgaaaGTTCCATATTCTACGTACATAGAGTTATGCGAATTTGTAGGCAACAATGCCAAATTCTCAGTAGAATCGGAGACATCCAGAAAGGATGAATCGTCCTTTCCAGGAAAACTTGTCGAAAATATTCCAACGTCATCGGCCCTTTTCAACGCCATATCCTCTAGATCCATCAAGTGTGCATCTGCTTCGATATCTGCAGCTGCGTCCACTGACATACGGCCCCTTCTACGTTGGCTATTCTGTAacatttgatcttcttccacAATCATATCGATATCATTCTGCTCCAAATTGaactcatcatcatttccATCCAAGGGGAATCCAGCCCCTTCATCGTTTCCAGCATCGTTATCGAAAGTATTAGAAAGGAAAGCTGTTTGTTTATGCAAATTGCCCGATTCATGTATTAATTTCGAACCCTCACTAGAAAACGGCGATTTAAAGGGATCGCCAACGTTActattattgttattatttgaGGTAGTATTGCTATTGCTCCTATATTCCATGGGAGGAGAGATAAAGGATCCCACGTACGAACGGCCCAAATAAGTAGAAGTTGTCGGcatttggaaagaatacTTTCTATTCTTCGCTGTTGATTGCGATTGAGACATCGAAACCGACGAATTTTGAGCAGTAGACATAATTAGTACAAATTTCTCATCAGCCAGCGGTTCTGTACACTTTCTTACTTGTGATCTTGTATATCAGATGAGATCATGTCGACATATACATACTAATACACACTTGTTATATATGGAATTTCCTGTTCACCGATGCGaaataatcaaatcatGTAATAATCTGCACTCTTTTTATTTGGCATTcaactcttttttttttttgattttttacctttttttttttcaattacTACATGCAAGAAAGTGATAATTCTGACTCAACTGGATAGCAGCAAGATAGACAGACACTGGATAGGACAAAGAATAACTGAAGACCAACCAAAAGATACTATATGAAAAGTAACAGCGAGGGTATATCAGATCTACTCGCCATTTTTACCGTTATAAGGACCAATTATGGCAATGTATACGTATATTCACAAGTGTTCATTACATATCTGTTAAACTGGTTCGATCTAGCCCATACTGGCCATTTCATTATCTGATGTTTTTCCTCTTAACGGATATCATGGACGAACACTGGCTGTATTGGCTGGAAAAGGAGCtaacatcaacaatggCAGAACCCTactgataaagaaaaggcAAGCCATAATCGCTGATTTGGTGTGACTTTAGAtaagtgaaaaaaaaaaaactgtgGAAAACGGTGCCCTTCGAAGGGTAACTTGGAAGGGGgggaaatgaaaaaatgcAGTTTGTGAACACGCATCACATGACCTGGAGGTCATGTGATTTGTAATTATGACTCTTCTTTGGGCCGTCCGGAAATAAACAGGAGCGGCGTTTGCTAATATAATCCGTTAAAAAAGTAAATTACGAAGCGCATTTTCTTGCCCTTTCCGCAGCGTAAACACGTAAATCACCGTAACTAACGCCGCGTACAACCTGCATACACTACCTCCACTATTCGGTAAGCGGGTATTAGCATTTATAGGTTTCTAGTGGGGGGGTCCCTATTTTTGGTTTAATTTCCTTTCGAtatttaccattttcacTGGAAACCTGAGGATTATCTCCCTTCGCATTATTACAAATATCCAAATATCCATGGATTGGAATCTGTAGCGCCGCTATTTGCAGGCAAACCCTTACTAAATCCCCGTTTTCCATTCCTTCTATCTGAGAATATTTCGCAGTACCTACGGAGATCTTGAAGGTTTTGAACTGACTGTTGAAAAACTTATATCCTTTCTTTTGTCAGCTTTTCTGGGATTATGTACTGCTTATAATAATAGCCTTTAATGCTTGttctttattttatttaaagtttttgatGCCAAAATGGTTTGGGTATTTTTGTATATAACGGTGAACCTTTGAGGTTTTGGACCCTAGTTTAGGTATTTATATCAGATAATGTTTACGTACTGCTTGGTGGTGTCAATGCACATCCCCTATCTGTAATTCTGTTGTTAAACGTTTCTCTCACAACTAAAACTTACCTAAGTCACAGCCGTATCAATGTCGATGAGTTGCGTGCTAACACCATGGATTCATGGTACCAAAGAGTTCTTGGATAATATGAATCCCTTCAAGAGTAATAGTTCATCTATTGTTGTAACAAGAGctgatttgatcaatcaCAGATACCCGGTTAAAAGAAAGGGATAgtgttttttctttaccATTGGTACTTCGCTCCCACATTATTAATGACCTTATATTCTCGCATATCTCATAATTTCAATGTGAATTCGAAAATTTCACTACATTGTGCTGTATTTTCTGTCCTTTCCTTTACTTTCATTTCGTTTAGTTTCCTTTCTCTAAAACGGTGGAAATAGAATACTGATGTCCGTACTTCTGGAAAAAGTCAACCGGTATGTTTGCTCGATATCCCCCCTTTCCGTGGGTTTTTTTCTGTACATATCTATAATTATCCTTAGTGACACATTGCCTGAAAAAATTTCTGTACGACATAACATAACATAACATAACATAACTAATTGAATACAACTACGATGATGGCTTATCGATTACACCCCACTGCTATATTTAGAATAATCCACTCGTACCGGCGAGAGGGAGTTCTCAGCATGTCTGTCTTGATAATCGTCTTCATGGTTTGCTAGAGAAGAGCGATAGTTGTCAAGACGCTCTGTTTTCGGGATACGGGGGTATTTCTCATAGAAATTGTCGTGTTGTTGCACATGCTGGGGTGAACCTTCCCCTAGGATGTTATTTGTAGCACGAATGGGACTTGAGGTGAACATTGGGTCTACATGCAGTACTGGCGACGGGGATCGTGGCAATTGTTTCAGTTCTGGTTTACGTTCGCTGTTTTGTAGATTTgttatatttcttcttgacTTCACATATTCGGTTTCCATTTTCCCATCATCGAACAGCTCTTCTAATAGATTGTTCTTCTGTTGGACAAATTctaacttcttcttcgttatCACTAACTCTTCTACCGCGTCAGAAAGCCTTTGCTCCAATTCATCTAGTTTTTTCCTTAACAAAATTACTTCGTCTGCGTGGTTAATTGGTGAATTGACACTTGGTCGGTGTTCTCTGTTCCGTCTGTAGGGTTGTCTACCACGACGCAATTCATTGAGCATGTTTCTCTCATACTTCCTTTCTAGTAATTTCTTCTTAAACCGCTCATTTACCACTAATCTATCGATATCAGCCTGTGTATTACTGGGCTCTGTGTTTGGTAGCCTATAGTCAAGGTATGCCTGCTTCAATTCAGTGATATCTCTTCTGTTCGAATCGAATAACGACTTGATTTTGCTCCAAGTGGAAGGCTGTGAGCCATTTTCAGCTGGGTTTGGCTTGCGATACTCTGAGACTTCCGGTTCACGTCTAAGACGGCTTGCACGGGTTGTATTAGGTTTTTGCACCTTATAATATCTGTCTGACGTTTTGGTCCCCCGATACCGCGTTTTCAATGGGTACTTGTCGCTTTTTCTTCCATCATTCTCGTACCACCACGAATTCCAATACTGTTTTAGGTTCTCCATTTTGAGTATACTCTTGGCATCAACCAAGAGCTCTGTACTGATCTAGTTTATATCGTTCAGTTTCTTAATTGCGGGAATCATTTTTGATTCATAAGTtaagttttcaaagatttcctTTAGTTTTTCTTATGCAATCAAAAAAGACCCGTAAACACGCATTTGAGATGATgcaattgaaaagagagaGTAGTCAATCTGAGATGCCCCAGCTCCCagaaatttggatttgaGCCCGTATGAACCTTTCTAGCTACTATACTTAATGTAATATTGGATAAAGACAGTTGCATCGTCTCAAGTACGTCATTTATTAATCCTGCAACAAGaatatgtatgtatatatcaatcacgtgacatgCCCATTTGACGTCTTTTTTCGTGTTAGCTAACGCGTGAATCgcattgaaaaaattaatgATTGTCTATGAAGCTTCATCGAGCACATCGACGTTATATCAATTAAAAAGACAGTAGAAATACATTGCATTCCACAGCGTGGCATCGCACCGAATTTAATTTGAAGTTATCAGCACTGCATAGTTCAGTTTGCAAACTGAAAAGGCCAAGACTACGAAGTATAGAGTCTTTCGCTAAACCACTttatctctttttttttggctaATCTCATCGGTTTTAAATGGCAGGGGTTGTTCTACCAGCTTCAATCCAGCCTCAACTACTCAGACCCTTGGCTTATAGGATACTAACCAAGAAATTTGGATTGAATATCAAATCTGATGGGTTGGTGGCTTTGGCAGCTTACATTGGCACAGTTTTTGGCCTTTATTGGAGACAAAATAGTGAAACCACCAAGTTCTTGGAGCAATTTGCAATTATATGGAGAGAACAAGGTAGAGGCTTATTTGTAGATGAGCTTAACGTCTCACAAGTCATCAATGAGATAAAGGAACGTGAAAAAATAGAGCAAGACCAACATGTGGAGAAACGGAACAACCTGCATAAAGCAAATAATCTAGATGCCTTTTTAAAGAGACCTAACAGCCCGACAGACACTGAAATTACCACCCTATCACAGGGGTCTGCTACCTCTGTTGTGAACCCAGATTCTCATTCACCAATGATGCTCGAAGAGGGGTCGCCTATTAATTCTGATTCTGAGCCAATATCAGAGCATGAACGAGCTAATGGAATTTCTAACGTGGATCAACAGTTGGATTGGTTAGATTATTTTAAAGTGATAGACGCGTTTAATCAACAAACTTTCACGTATGACCATACGAAAAGACAGTACATATACGTACCTCGACCTAAAGAGGTTGAAAAAAACATGCTTTCGATCGCAAAACTTAAACTTCCTAATGTTGAGTCCAAAGTTTCCCTATTTACGACACGATATCACATTATAAAAGACAAGGTACTTAGAAACgaaaaatttcagaatAATGACATATTCAATCCTTTATCTTCTATTATAGAGATGGGAAAGCATATGAATGAATCTGATGTGTCTCCACTTAATTCAGCATCATATATGAAGATAACGCAAATAAAAAACTTACTAGGGCATGATGGTAAGAACTTTCTATTGCTTGGACTACTGGATCAGAATTCCAAGGGGAATTGGAGTTTAGAAGACCCCAGCGGTAGCATTGAATTGCACCTTCAGCAAGCTATACCAACGAAGGGAACTTATTATGTTCCTGGATGTATTGTATTGGTGGAGGGTATTTATTACACTGCAAGCAATACTTTCGTTGTATCATCAATTACACATCCTCCTGGTGAGAAGAGAGAAGATACAATAGAAGCTATTGGTAACTTGGACCTATTGGGTGCATACAATCCTTCCAATGAAAACTACGTGGCAAGGTTAGATAAAGATTTAAAAATACGATTGCATTACCTTGAACAAGAGCTCAGCGATAACAAATTTGTCATTCTCGGAGGGGACATATATTTGGATGAAATGACTACAATGGATGGACTAAAGAAAACATTTGACAAGTTAACAACGGATCCTCCAGTAGCGATCGTGTTTAATGGTTCTTTTGTATCCGTCCCGGTTCATCCAAGCTTGAACGCAAAGAATGTGAGTGCAACCGTTTCGTATAAAAACAACTTCGATGCGTTGGCTACTCTCCTAAGCAATTACGAAAATTTGATCAACGATACACATATGATTTTTATTCCAGGTCCAAATGATCCGTGGACATCAATGGTTGGACTAGGTACTACTACTATGTGGCCCCAAAAAATAATTCCATCATCATTTACTCAAAAAATGAGTAGAATTTGTAGAAAAGTGCATTGGGGCTCTAACCCATTAAGAATTGCATATCTATCACAAGAGATTGTTCTGACACGCGATGATTTAGCAAATAGATTTAAAAGATACAATATTGTTTTCCCTACTGTGGAAGAGGAGAAATATCTGGAAAATGCAGAACTTCAAGAGCAATATTCAAGAAACCCGGATGTTTCAGTAGGCCAGTTAATCGCATTCAAGAATAATTTGCCTGTAAGTGTTTTAGAATCGAGGAAATTGGTGAAAACATTGCTCGATCAACAACATCTATCTCcgttttcatcaagaatTCGACCAACTGTTTGGGATCTTGATTTCACATTGCAGCTATCACCGCTTCCATCGAGTATCATGCTGTGTGACACTAGCGCACCAGCTTTCGATGTAACGTACAACGGATGCAAAACGATCAACCCCGGTAGATTTATTCACAAAAGAGCTGCCAAATATATAGAATTCTTCCCTGCTTCTAAGGTTCTAGTAGAGGAAGAGCTACCATTTTAATTTATCAATATTAAACTACTTGTGGACCTACTTTTTGCGGTCGTTAGCATTCATAATTTATTTAAGTTTCTAAGACACTAATCTGAGTACTTGCGTTGGAAATATTTCGTCACCGTATATGGCATACAGTATACTGGATCAATATCTCTTAATCCTGGATACTTCATTATACTTAATCCTCCTAGACCAAAAACCGTGTGAAATACGTCGACTTCGTTGTCTGGTCTGTCACTAATCCCTCCATTTTTGGGATCCTGACAATGCAAAATGAACTCCGTTAGCTTGGGAAAATCAATCCAATCAGCTTTTTGGAGTATTGAAAGTGTTGATAATACCCACCAGCTATAGCATACATCGGGCAGTTTGCTTGGCCTACCATTTAAGCCCCCCTCTGGAACTTGTCTTTCTGAGAGCCAAACAGCAATATTCTCCTGCTGAGCTGGAGTTAAAGAGTCTAATTTTCCGACGATTGCTAAAGCAGCAATGCAAGTAAATGCCTGAGCAGCATGAGATTCTGCTTCAGGATTTAAGCCAAATCCGCCATCGAAATTGTAACATCTAAGGATATACGAAACTGCTGGTTCTACAACTTCTTTCGTCAATTTGTGTAAAATGGACAAACAGCTCAATGCAGTATATACGAAACGTGTGTCGACTTCACCAAAACTATCACCTTGGAATGAGCCGTCTGCTTTTTGATTGGATAGGATaaatttttccaattgttcttgCTTCTCTGAACCCAAGCGCTCTAAAGCGTTGTAAGTAGCCAAAATCTGAAGCCCTGAAAGAGTCGTTAATAGATGACCATCATGTCTTGGAAACGCAGCAAACCCACCAGTTTTATGATCCCAACAGCTTAGGACAAACTGTATTACATCCTCCTTATTGAATGTTTCGATAGAATCAAGGAGATAGAGGGCTGTCAATCCCCAGTATACCCCATTCAACCTTAGATGTTCTGAGAGCCAGTACTCTAGATCATCTTTCTTAGTATCTAAAGACGCAATATAATCAATGTGTTTATCTCTTAACAACTGCTGTTCACTCATGATCGTTCGATCGACGCCTAGCTTCAGACCCTTTTTACTCGATGGAGTACCTCACTTgttttccaacttttgaacTATTCATATTCAGGAATAACGATAAAGTTCATTTTATGAATATGCTTTTAAAGAAGTGAGATGATAAAGagatgaaatcaaaaaagtGGCACCGGTAACAACTCACCTTTGGACTATCTGCAGTAACTTCTAATGGTAGAATTAGATGATTTGCAGGTAGATGTTGACTACAAAAACCAGGATGGGCAATCAGTCGGAGATGCTctgaaaagattggaaTTCCAAAGGCAAGAAAGGCTCAAAATTGTGCCTACTCTAGATACAGACGTTAGACGAGCACTAGAGCTAGTGGGAGAGCCCGTTGATATCGCTGGCGAAGATAATTATTCTCGCAGAGATCGACTTTCTGATCTTATTCTTAGCGATCCAAAAGCCAGAGAACGAGTTACAAGGTTAGTAGAGTCAACTTCCAAAGACCAGACGAAAATCGATACTGAAAGAAGTAAAgtagatgatgaagacgagGAGTTCTACACTCCAGCATCACAGCAGTTGATAGAAATGAGGAAGTTTCTTATAATATACTCTATGCAACGCTCTAAGCTGAGGCTTGAGGAGGAGAGACGAAGACTTGTCAGCCAAAATGTGAAAAACGTCATAAGTAAGCGAAGGGACCTGGAAAGtaaattgaaacagttcTCTTTGAAGGGAATGCAGGTGATAGATGAGAAACCTATTTCTGAAATTAATACTTCTCCTGGTGGAGACCTGATGGCTTGTGGCAGTTGGTCCGGAAATTTGTCTCTGGTCGATAATTCGTTGTCCAAAATCTACTGCAATAGATCTTTATCTGGCACAAAGATTAGTGGATTGGATTGGAGCGTGGACTCTAAAAACATTTTTGTCTGTACCCATGATGGACGCATTGTAATATATGATAGTGGTGATGAAACCACAGTTAAGATCTTGTATAAAAATGATGCCAGGTTTGCCCAAGTACGATGCCATCCATGTAATAGTTTTATTGGAAGTACGTCTTTTGACAAAACATGGATCCTGATAGATACTGTGAAACAAGCCCCTATTTTGATTCAGGAAGGTCATTCTGCGGAGGTTTTCTCACTATCTTTTCACAATGATGGCTCATTGGTGAGTACAGCTGGTTTGGATGCAATTGCATTAATATGGGACATACGGTCCGGTAAAAATATCATGTCATTACAGGGACACTCAAAACCTATTTATTCCGTTGACTGGTCCCAAAATGGATATCAGCTTGCGTCTGGTAGTGGTGACGGGACTATAAAGGTTTGGGATATTAGGAAAAAGGGAAATGTGGAAACGATCTTAGCTCACAATAGCATTGTTTCACAAGTCAAATTCAATAAGCAAAACGGAGGATATTTAGTGTCGAGTGGATATGACAAGAAAGTaaatatcttcaatgatgGGAACTGGATAAAGGAACGAAGCCTTGAAGGGCATCTTGATAAGGTTATGTCAATTGATATTGTAGGTCCTGATATATATAGCGCGGGTTGGGACCGCTCAGTTAACAAATGGGGAGTCTAATTAATTCTACGCAAATTTGTAAAAACGTTAATCATTATGGATGTTAAAATTACGTATCATTTCTTCGATCGGCCATTAGTCGCCTGTCTTCCTCTGCTGGGTTGAATTTTCGATAGTCTATCAGTTATATATCCAAGTTTAGAATGAAGCCCTCCAAGATTTTGCCCTTCCTGTTGTAGTTGTGATTTCAAGAGATCTATTCTCTGTTCAGCACTGGCaaccttctttttattttcgGCTACACTGTCCTCTATTTTCGTTTTCAAGAGcttgatttcttctcttaatttatcttgttctttgttgCTTTCATCAACAGATTGAGCGGCTCTTTCTATCTCCTTTTGCATGTATGTTCTCTCAGAAGATTTAGACTCCGAATTTCGTTTTTCTCTCTCGCGGGCATCTTGCAAGtttgaaatttcttctAGTAAACCCTTCAAAACCTTATGTGGTTCGCTTTTAGACCCTAATTTTGTCATTAAATCATTAATTTCTGAATCTATGAATTCAATCTGTTTGTGCTTCTTTTCTGATTCCTCAAGGAAATCTTTTACCTTAACGTCATCATCTTTTAGCTTCTTTTCGGATTCTTCAAGCTTTTCCTTAATATCATTATAATCCTTATTGACCTTGTtgaaatgatgattttgaatagattccattctttcaaaatcatctAATTCCAACTTTTGTCTCTGATTCATAGCGTAGATATTTTCAATGGACTGGATCATTTTATGAGTCAGGATATCAG
Coding sequences within:
- the PRP4 gene encoding U4/U6-U5 snRNP complex subunit PRP4 (similar to uniprot|P20053 Saccharomyces cerevisiae YPR178W PRP4 Splicing factor component of the U4/U6-U5 snRNP complex): MVELDDLQVDVDYKNQDGQSVGDALKRLEFQRQERLKIVPTLDTDVRRALELVGEPVDIAGEDNYSRRDRLSDLILSDPKARERVTRLVESTSKDQTKIDTERSKVDDEDEEFYTPASQQLIEMRKFLIIYSMQRSKLRLEEERRRLVSQNVKNVISKRRDLESKLKQFSLKGMQVIDEKPISEINTSPGGDLMACGSWSGNLSLVDNSLSKIYCNRSLSGTKISGLDWSVDSKNIFVCTHDGRIVIYDSGDETTVKILYKNDARFAQVRCHPCNSFIGSTSFDKTWILIDTVKQAPILIQEGHSAEVFSLSFHNDGSLVSTAGLDAIALIWDIRSGKNIMSLQGHSKPIYSVDWSQNGYQLASGSGDGTIKVWDIRKKGNVETILAHNSIVSQVKFNKQNGGYLVSSGYDKKVNIFNDGNWIKERSLEGHLDKVMSIDIVGPDIYSAGWDRSVNKWGV
- the DPB2 gene encoding DNA polymerase epsilon noncatalytic subunit (similar to uniprot|P24482 Saccharomyces cerevisiae YPR175W DPB2 Second largest subunit of DNA polymerase II (DNA polymerase epsilon) required for normal yeast chromosomal replication expression peaks at the G1/S phase boundary potential Cdc28p substrate), whose amino-acid sequence is MAGVVLPASIQPQLLRPLAYRILTKKFGLNIKSDGLVALAAYIGTVFGLYWRQNSETTKFLEQFAIIWREQGRGLFVDELNVSQVINEIKEREKIEQDQHVEKRNNLHKANNLDAFLKRPNSPTDTEITTLSQGSATSVVNPDSHSPMMLEEGSPINSDSEPISEHERANGISNVDQQLDWLDYFKVIDAFNQQTFTYDHTKRQYIYVPRPKEVEKNMLSIAKLKLPNVESKVSLFTTRYHIIKDKVLRNEKFQNNDIFNPLSSIIEMGKHMNESDVSPLNSASYMKITQIKNLLGHDGKNFLLLGLLDQNSKGNWSLEDPSGSIELHLQQAIPTKGTYYVPGCIVLVEGIYYTASNTFVVSSITHPPGEKREDTIEAIGNLDLLGAYNPSNENYVARLDKDLKIRLHYLEQELSDNKFVILGGDIYLDEMTTMDGLKKTFDKLTTDPPVAIVFNGSFVSVPVHPSLNAKNVSATVSYKNNFDALATLLSNYENLINDTHMIFIPGPNDPWTSMVGLGTTTMWPQKIIPSSFTQKMSRICRKVHWGSNPLRIAYLSQEIVLTRDDLANRFKRYNIVFPTVEEEKYLENAELQEQYSRNPDVSVGQLIAFKNNLPVSVLESRKLVKTLLDQQHLSPFSSRIRPTVWDLDFTLQLSPLPSSIMLCDTSAPAFDVTYNGCKTINPGRFIHKRAAKYIEFFPASKVLVEEELPF
- the BET2 gene encoding Rab geranylgeranyltransferase BET2 (highly similar to uniprot|P20133 Saccharomyces cerevisiae YPR176C BET2 Beta subunit of Type II geranylgeranyltransferase required for vesicular transport between the endoplasmic reticulum and the Golgi provides a membrane attachment moiety to Rab-like proteins Ypt1p and Sec4p) is translated as MSEQQLLRDKHIDYIASLDTKKDDLEYWLSEHLRLNGVYWGLTALYLLDSIETFNKEDVIQFVLSCWDHKTGGFAAFPRHDGHLLTTLSGLQILATYNALERLGSEKQEQLEKFILSNQKADGSFQGDSFGEVDTRFVYTALSCLSILHKLTKEVVEPAVSYILRCYNFDGGFGLNPEAESHAAQAFTCIAALAIVGKLDSLTPAQQENIAVWLSERQVPEGGLNGRPSKLPDVCYSWWVLSTLSILQKADWIDFPKLTEFILHCQDPKNGGISDRPDNEVDVFHTVFGLGGLSIMKYPGLRDIDPVYCMPYTVTKYFQRKYSD
- the CSA1 gene encoding Csa1p (similar to uniprot|P52919 Saccharomyces cerevisiae YLR457C NBP1 Component of the mitotic apparatus containing a coiled-coil domain essential for the G2/M transition) translates to MENLKQYWNSWWYENDGRKSDKYPLKTRYRGTKTSDRYYKVQKPNTTRASRLRREPEVSEYRKPNPAENGSQPSTWSKIKSLFDSNRRDITELKQAYLDYRLPNTEPSNTQADIDRLVVNERFKKKLLERKYERNMLNELRRGRQPYRRNREHRPSVNSPINHADEVILLRKKLDELEQRLSDAVEELVITKKKLEFVQQKNNLLEELFDDGKMETEYVKSRRNITNLQNSERKPELKQLPRSPSPVLHVDPMFTSSPIRATNNILGEGSPQHVQQHDNFYEKYPRIPKTERLDNYRSSLANHEDDYQDRHAENSLSPVRVDYSKYSSGV